One genomic region from Mytilus trossulus isolate FHL-02 chromosome 9, PNRI_Mtr1.1.1.hap1, whole genome shotgun sequence encodes:
- the LOC134685026 gene encoding fatty acid-binding protein, liver-like, whose product MAQFVGKWKTINSTRKNYEEYCSSSGIPKDLIDKYRDVVTVMDMKQDGDKWLITYDTGLGPPQSFTFILGQELVTKDLEGKGVKATATLSEDGIWTDKTSHEIMGYKETITTKRVEGNKMIASTTCGGVSMTYELEKQ is encoded by the exons ATGGCACAATTTGTTGGGAAATGGAAAACTATCAATTCAACAAGGAAAAACTATGAGGAATACTGTTCAAGTTCAG gTATTCCGAAAGATCTAATAGACAAGTACAGAGACGTAGTAACAGTTATGGACATGAAACAGGATGGAGACAAATGGTTAATCACCTATGACACTGGTCTAGGACCTCCACAGTCTTTCACATTTATATTGGGACAAGAATTAGTAACAAAAGATCTTGAAGGCAAAGGTGTAAAG GCTACAGCAACTCTAAGTGAGGATGGCATATGGACTGACAAAACAAGTCATGAAATAATGGGATATAAAGAAACAATCACCACAAAACGAGTTGAAGGAAATAAAATGATTGCT tCAACAACATGTGGTGGAGTGTCTATGACCTATGAACTTGAGAAACAGTAA